A part of Bacteroidia bacterium genomic DNA contains:
- a CDS encoding potassium transporter TrkG, which translates to MAKLIQIFNFLNLLVSISVIGTLVWWHGYEYQPHYLHPHLLYLNICFGFYLIQFGFRAKLSGNVSDHFSRNRLEYLFFLFFILEFLMNWLLDFSIIRLLLSFTSIENHDHVFILFLHVWLLFIVGIELGKATSRSTIWKISPPILFILSFVVLIIIGSSLLMLPEMSADKQGMSFIDALFTSISANCVTGLIVVDTATFFSLKGKVLILLLIQFGGLNIIAFATYFISFFRKSVEGHRNRTTIKELLHTDSLDSTKNMVKMVVFTTLIIEFIGTVILYHQWDPQVGFSDNSEKLFYSVFHAISAFNNAGFTLFTDGFASAIVQSTFTLHITVALLIVLGGLGFTTIQDTFSLFKHRFRTKLPVQSKIAWLSTILLVFVGAAVFFIAEKGNTLGKQDFSEAITTSFFQSVTARTAGFNTVPFSNLTPIVIVATMILMFIGASSGSTGGGIKTSTFTVLLLAIVKRKEKAIDYGTSFLTGVLVKKAGTILLYSFGVIVVSVIILIIVEPDKTIVQLCFEEISAFGTVGLSTGITPELSTVGKSVIMASMFIGRIGPLALAYALIRNIHVSKQKTEQGIMIG; encoded by the coding sequence TTGGCTAAATTAATTCAAATATTCAATTTTTTAAATCTACTGGTTTCCATATCTGTGATAGGAACATTGGTATGGTGGCATGGTTATGAGTACCAGCCACACTACCTGCACCCTCACTTGCTTTACCTGAACATTTGCTTTGGTTTTTACCTCATTCAATTTGGGTTTAGAGCAAAACTATCAGGTAATGTCAGTGACCACTTTAGCAGGAATAGATTAGAGTATCTGTTCTTTTTGTTTTTTATTTTGGAGTTCCTGATGAACTGGTTGCTGGATTTTTCAATCATACGTTTATTACTATCCTTTACTAGTATTGAAAACCATGACCATGTTTTCATCCTTTTCCTTCATGTATGGTTGTTATTTATTGTTGGTATTGAATTAGGCAAAGCCACTTCCCGGAGTACCATTTGGAAAATCTCCCCTCCGATACTGTTCATTCTGTCCTTTGTGGTGCTTATCATAATCGGTAGTTCCCTATTAATGCTTCCCGAAATGAGTGCTGACAAGCAGGGAATGTCATTTATAGATGCCTTGTTCACTTCCATTAGTGCCAATTGTGTTACTGGCTTGATAGTAGTTGATACCGCTACCTTTTTTTCGTTGAAGGGAAAAGTATTAATCCTGTTACTTATCCAGTTCGGAGGGTTAAACATTATTGCTTTCGCAACCTATTTTATTTCCTTTTTCCGCAAAAGTGTAGAAGGACATAGAAACCGTACGACCATCAAAGAATTGCTCCACACCGATAGTCTGGACAGTACAAAGAACATGGTGAAAATGGTTGTGTTTACCACATTGATTATTGAGTTTATCGGAACAGTCATACTTTATCATCAATGGGATCCGCAGGTGGGATTTTCTGACAATTCAGAAAAGCTATTTTATTCTGTGTTTCACGCCATATCCGCTTTTAACAATGCCGGATTTACCTTATTTACAGATGGCTTTGCAAGTGCTATTGTGCAAAGTACATTTACTCTGCACATTACTGTTGCACTGTTGATTGTTCTGGGAGGATTAGGATTTACTACAATACAAGACACGTTCAGCCTTTTCAAACACAGGTTTCGCACGAAATTACCCGTACAAAGCAAAATTGCCTGGCTCAGTACCATATTGCTGGTTTTCGTTGGGGCAGCTGTATTTTTCATTGCTGAAAAAGGCAACACACTTGGTAAGCAAGATTTTTCGGAAGCAATAACAACTTCCTTTTTTCAATCTGTTACTGCACGTACTGCAGGATTCAATACAGTTCCCTTCTCAAACCTAACCCCCATTGTGATAGTGGCTACAATGATATTGATGTTTATAGGAGCTTCATCTGGCTCTACCGGAGGTGGTATCAAAACCTCCACATTTACTGTTCTGCTTTTGGCGATTGTTAAAAGAAAGGAAAAAGCAATTGATTATGGAACATCCTTTTTGACGGGTGTGCTGGTGAAAAAGGCTGGAACTATTCTGCTTTACTCCTTTGGGGTAATTGTTGTAAGTGTAATCATCTTGATAATAGTAGAACCCGATAAAACAATTGTTCAATTATGCTTTGAGGAAATTTCAGCATTTGGCACAGTGGGGTTATCCACTGGGATTACACCCGAACTTTCAACCGTTGGTAAGTCTGTCATCATGGCAAGCATGTTCATAGGACGGATCGGGCCATTGGCATTGGCTTATGCGTTAATCAGGAACATCCACGTATCAAAACAAAAAACCGAACAGGGAATTATGATTGGATAA